The following proteins come from a genomic window of Macadamia integrifolia cultivar HAES 741 unplaced genomic scaffold, SCU_Mint_v3 scaffold2846, whole genome shotgun sequence:
- the LOC122067336 gene encoding uncharacterized protein LOC122067336, which translates to MSEQKNSTESDDQVAASAAAAAAAAAAASSTTTPSKQQPKIAGDSNEYKKQQKPPPEADDDDGVIELKDKESGKKIQVELQDQSSSPSTNDDIEKEAAADIYNNSDGKGDEDESGRERLKRHHKEVAGRVWIPEKWGKEELLKDWIDCSAFNASLVPTGIMSARAALIQEGPPPKFRWN; encoded by the coding sequence ATGAGTGAGCAGAAGAATTCTACTGAATCCGACGACCAAGTTGCTGCCTCTGCCGCTGCTgccgctgctgctgctgctgctgcaagTAGTACTACTACTCCCTCAAAACAACAGCCGAAAATCGCCGGAGATTCAAATGAGTACAAAAAGCAGCAAAAGCCGCCGCCGGAGGCTGACGATGACGACGGAGTTATTGAATTAAAAGATAAAGAGTCTGGAAAGAAAATACAAGTTGAATTGCAAGACCAGTCGTCGTCCCCCTCAACTAATGATGATATTGAAAAGGAAGCAGCTGCCGATATTTATAATAATTCAGATGGAAAAGGAGATGAGGATGAATCTGGACGTGAGAGACTAAAGAGACATCATAAGGAAGTAGCAGGTCGAGTATGGATACCAGAGAAATGGGGTAAGGAGGAGCTTCTCAAGGATTGGATCGATTGTTCTGCCTTCAATGCTTCCCTGGTTCCCACTGGAATCATGTCTGCcagagctgctttaatccaggAAGGACCACCACCGAAATTCAGGTGGAATTaa